The following nucleotide sequence is from Malania oleifera isolate guangnan ecotype guangnan chromosome 4, ASM2987363v1, whole genome shotgun sequence.
ATtcagaaatcccagaggttcctaaggcacaaagaacattgagtgctAGAATTGTGGAAAGGTCAGGCATTTCAGAAACTAGTGCAAAAGTCTAAGAAAGGAATCTGAGGCGAAGGCAAAAGCAAATCTCGCCTCTTCCTCAGGAGAAAAAGATGCATTGATATGCTCTCTAGAGAGCAAGcaagagtcttgggtcttagactccggagccttatttcatgccacttgcagcaaaggttgcctagaggagtacacactagataatttcggtaaggtgtaccttggcaacgatcaaccttgcgacataactggcaagggagttgtgaagatcaatataaacgggttagtatggaagctgaaggatgtcagatgtattccaaacctgagaaagaatttgatctcagttggtcagctggcaaATGAGGGATACACAACgacattcattggcgatgaatggaaagctTCAAAtggtgtactaacgattgtgcgaggtaagaaaagcggaacactttaTCTTaactccaatgcctccatgtctatttcagttgttgCAAGAAATGACAACAACagcatctggcaccaacgactcggtcacatgagcgagaaaggactcagggtgatgcactcaaagggaaaattgagtggtctacagtcagtgcagattgacatgtgtgaggattgcatatttgggaaacataaGAGGGTCAATTTTTAGACAAACACTCAtgccccaaagaaggagagactagaactagtccactcagatgtatAGGGACCGACGCCCGTCTCATCCATATACAAAGGGAATTACTTCGTCACGTTCATTGGCGATCATTCTCGGAAGGTATGGATTTACTTTTTGAAGTATAAATCGAAAGTATTTGATGCTTTCAGGGTATGGAAAGTTATGGTtgaaaacgaaactggtttgaaaattaAGGAGCTGAGAACAAACAATGGTGGTGAGTATCAAGACACCGGGTTCAAAAAATtctactatgagcatggtattagGATGAAAAGAACTACGTCaagtacgcctcaacacaacggcgtagcaGAGCGGATAAACCAAACGTTGACAGCTAGGCACATGCGTATACAGATAGGCTTACCATTGCAGTTATGAGCAAAAGTCGTTGGCATAGCAGCGTACTTGATTAATAGGGGTCCATCAGTAAATTTGGACCATTATAtaccagaagaggtatggagcgaaaaagaggtgagactttcacatttgaatgtttttggttgtgttgcatatgtacatatcagtgATCATGTCAGTAACAAGCTTGATCCTAAGTCCCggaaatgcaccttcgtcggtTACGGTGAAGAAAAATATGgctatcgcatttgggatgatgaaaacaagaagttAATTAGAAGTGAAGACATGATTTTCaacgaaaaggtgatgtacaaagacaggCACACAACAAAATCCACCGAACCAGTTCAGAGAGAGTCAACctatgtagatatggatgatgtccCAGAATGTGTCGAGACGCAACAACGGAATGTCGAGAATCCTccggtggaggaaccagtggagcagattgtcgcaccatcccctcctactccagctccagagcttaggagatcttctcggccccatataccaaatagaaggtatatagattactTACTTCTTACATATGGAGGAgggcccgaatgctatgatgaagcatgtcaagtgacagatacgagcaagtgggagcgtGCGATGAAGGAAGAGATGAAGTCCTTAACCTCCAAAAAACACGTGGGAACTAGCTAGGTTgtccaaaggtaagaaggcctttcacaacaagtgggtgtatagtatcaaagaggagcatgatgactccagaaggtacaagcctcgacTGGTAGTCAAAGGTTTTGAATAGAatgaagggattgactacaccaaCATCTTTGCACCAATcgtgaagctgacaaccatcataTTAGTTCGCAGGAATCTAACAgacaggaaggtggtgactatagagaatctgaagttgtgctcaactttagTTGGTTTTCATGCTTGAAGATagacatgagcacatcatttgcctATACACTGGTTAAGATGCtgcctccgtctccaagtgggagattattGAGATTGTAGGTGTGGAGTCGTCGGCAGCAGCACCTCCCCCACAGCTTACGTTGAAATGGAAACCTGCAATAAATGGAGACCAACAGCCCTCCACCAACCTTGCCTACCATGGCTGACATTAAGTCACCGTGTTTGAATTTTTCGCTAACCACTCCACCTCCCCATGGCTATATATAGCAGTATGTTGTGTTGTAATGTGTGCAATGTGTGAAGTGGTGTGTGTTGTGTTGTGCAcagagtgtgtgtgtgtagagCAAAGACTTATGGTGTGTGatagagagagagcagagagttaacgaaaaggtgatgtacaaagacaggCACACAACAAAATCCACCGAACCAGTTCAGAGAGAGTCAACctatgtagatatggatgatgtcTCAGAATGTGTCGAGACGCAACAACGGAATGTCGAGAATCCTccggtggaggaaccagtggagcagattgtcgcaccatcgcctcctactccagctccagagcttaggagatcttctcggccccatataccaaatagaaggtatatagattactTACTTCTTACATATGGAGGAgggcccgaatgctatgatgaagcatgtcaagtgacagatacgagcaagtgggagcgtGCGATGAAGGAAGAGATGAAGTCCTTAGCCTCCAAAAAACACGTGGGAACTAGTTgggttgcccaaaggtaagaaggcctttcacaacaaatgggtgtatagtatcaaagaggagcatgatgactctagaaggtacaagcctcaactggtagtcaaaggtttcgaatagaatgaagggattgactacaccaaCATCTTTGCACCAattgtgaagctgacaaccatcataTTAGTTCGCAGGAATCTAACAgacaggaaggtggtgactatagagaatttgaagttgtgctcaactttagttggtcttcatgcttgaagatagacatgagcacatcatttgcctATACACTGGTTAAGATGCtgcctccgtctccaagtgggagattgttgagattgCAGGTGTGGAGTCGTCGGCAGCAGCACCTCCCCCACAGCTTACGTTGAAATGGAAACCTGCAATAAATGGAGACCAACAGCCCTCCACCAACCTTGCCTACCATGGCTGACATTAAGTCACCATGTTTGAATTTTTCGCTAACCACTCCACCTCCCCATGGCTATATATAGCAGTATGTTGTGTTGTAATGTGTGCAATGTGTGAAGTGTTGTGTGTTGTGTTGTGCacagagtgtgtgtgtgtgtagagcaAAGACTTatggtgtgtgagagagagagcagagagttatggtgtgtgtgtgagagagagagagagagagagagagagagagagagagaaagagttgaaTTGAAGGCAGTAGCTTCCTCCTCCCTGTATTGTTCTCCCGGTTATAGTGAaattggtgtgtgctccatggacgtaggtcgatttgaccaaaccacgtaaaatctgTTGTTCCATTgtggttgtttatttttttcgTGTGCGATTGTTGCTTGTAGATCCACCCCCAACAAGTGCCCTGGCTAGTATCAAGTGTAGTaataggctgcataacgcactagggcagagggaaactacttgtatgagcgggtagatttccctattctagGGAGCCTTTGATGGTAAACCTTtggatgaactgtgtgagtacaagattacttcttcacctgaaggcttactgagtaaggtgagtgccctggtatgcttcagttgtgaccttcgggttgcctaaagtatcagagtagaggggtactacttgtatggacgggtaatcaccctaatccttaggtattctcgttggtaaaatatcttacatgtgattgattaggttcaaaaaaatgatttcagaaattatgttaaagatctacaaattttgaatattatgttgattataatcttatGTTGATCAtatgctgatttaatatattgtttcttcccttactgagatgtgtctcacccgaatacaaatttatctttttctgAACCTCcgcgagatcgagcttagagagctcggggctATTATAGTATTTTTTGCGTTAGAAAGAAATGGTATAAGCTTGATGATATTTTTTAGAGgtattaagtttttatgttttatgttttaagttttctgagttatggatggttgtgaatactgaatgttggAGATATGTATTAGATGCaggttgatggatggattatttaGGATgatatagttagaaactctggtattttattgttggaggattatatttatgtttttcgctgcataaatgataatagaatgtcaggtatcaggtaaatgaaatgatgacgtggcacccgggtcccacCAAGTAAGTTTGGGGCACCACGAAGCACAGTTtattcaggtataatgcaccggactgAGTTTACAGGTTCGGTGCGTTACATggatacttgcaacgtaggccacatagtgtaccagtgaggaagagtgagttagttactgtgaggggcagtagaagggctagggatagacctaaaataacttgggaggagagaGTGAATAGAGATTTAAATCTCTGAATCTGtcaaagaaatggtccatgatcgcataaattggtggaaaatgattcaaaTAGTctaccccacctagtgggaattaaggcttggttttgttgttgtatcTAGTACCAAGattatgttgtgtagccaaactttcacctggaataactttacaattcttACAAGATAGACGATCCCCGTTCTTAGTTAGGAAGAAATCTATTCGGTTTTTATtatacccactcttgaaagttattaagtgttcttctctttttataaagcaagtattcaatataaccaaattgtaAGATATGACAAAATCTAAGATTATATCACCgaccttatttttattttcatatctaTGATTTCCATGTATCTTTTAATATCCTATATTATACTTACTAATGCGACCTTTCAAAtaagctcctatgaatgtctttttagACATAGGTGTCTCTTGGAAacaatactatccatatctttccaaaattatcttttcaaattttctgctaagcctatttggggagcatacgcACTAATGACATTCACTATCTCCTGACCTAAAGCTATCCTGATTTTAATACCTTCTTAACTCTCTATAAAAATTACACTTTCTAGATATTTATTTAAGAAGACtctagaaattataataattacatATGATAATTGCACCTTCTTGATCTTTTTTTAAGAAGACTCTTAGAGATAAAATCCACTCAAGTGTCCACATAATATTCACATAAGCACCACACCACTTATGAATTGACTAATGTACACCTAGACATTGGTGAAGAAGGATAGAAATTAATTTAGGAAATGGACAAAGAGCCCCCTTATATTCTCTCATAATTTACAATATTGCATAATGCTAATGACTAAATTAAGAATTTGCAAAGAAATATTACCAGCATTGTTCTTATTTTATGTTAATATAATGGCTAAATATGGAAtactatattattttaatatatttttaaaataaaaataacaaaaagcaAAACATTATGTAAAGAAATCATATTAAAACATCTTTTTCATTTGAGCAAAGGAGCATAAGGTAAGTCAAAATGTCGAAGGGCTCTATAAATGTCAATCACACATTTGCAAATATCTGACAGCAattatgaataataataataaattctgATGAccctataataataattattattattatttatcaaatcGATCTCTACTGCTTTAGGAGACAAATATCATATAAATAGAGGTAGAAATCTCATTTACAAGTatccaaaaaaattaatttctactatttttcttatttctttcatttataaGCAAAGGAAATCAATGGTGAGCATCAAATTTTAGTAGATATAAAAATAAGTGAGAATCAACATTGGAGGACTAGTTTTAAATGATTCAAAGATTTACTCAAGTAGATTCTAATTCCATGATATGCTTTTATAGATTTAGCTTTAGAGTCTAAGAGTCCACTTGTctaaaatcaaacctttaacgaACCCACTAAAATCGATTTAGAACTAACCTACTAACCCAAATTGATCCAAGCCttcttttaaatttcagtatatatatatatatatatatatatatatatatatatatatatatatatgttgatttataaaATGTATGTTTTCCATCTGAAGAGTTGCATAATGCTGTTAATTGGGAATAATTGAAACGCTGGCTAAAATATGCATCAGAAATATTAattctatttattatttagtgttattattaacattatttaaaATTTCAACGAGCACAATTGaacataattaaaattaaagtggtaattaatttattaatcggatgatattaaaatgtcaataaaaaattcaattaacataaatattaattagtttgttaaattagaaaatataaaaatattaattataaatatcaatgtgaattattaattaaaaatactaacataatttaataattaaatgttcttttgttttatattataatatattaattacttattgaaatataataatattattcaaatgataataatacaaatttaaacaGAAAACTTATAATAAAGGTGGTATTCAAATACTATTTATTTTGTTGCATTTTAAGATAATCAATTAGTACTTacaatttttagtattttctcatttcagtatttttttttaaaaaaggaggACGATACCTcttatctttattagaaaacctctcacttatggcgaatgaataccgtggttccaacctTAAGATTTGGCAAAAACAAAATCAAGCACCAAGAATTTAAAACTGACTTtaccaacttattcaaaaccaTTAAACCAATTaccaacaacaaaacaaataataagaactaaacaacccttaagtggaaaacaaaaaaaactcCAAAAGATCTCGAGGAATAAACCAATCACTCCAATAACCCCTTAATTGataattatttggaaatatatgaTAGAGAATTACGTAATTGGGATGCTAGTGATAGTAATAGCTTTTGAGAAGGGTTGGATTGCCTAGTGAGACGATATTTAGAATATGCTAGAAAAAAAGCATATTGTAGCCTCAACTCATTCACACTAATCTATCGGATGCTGAAGATCTTCCTTCAAATATCCTCTCCCTTGCCAGTGCTGCCTGAAATATCAACACACCCAATGAAGAAACAGTGTTATTTGCATTATTACATTTGTAGCTCTTGGGAAAAGAGATATAAATGGTGCTGTATGCGTAAAGGAATGGCCAAAAGGCCaagtgttagggagtgacaatatAAAGGGGTAAATGGGGAAGAGAGAGACTGTtctaattgtattctccagggatgtATAATGAATCTTTGATTGCCTTTGTTAACGTTTGTAGGGTTATTCTCTTGGATGTGAATGATataagtagtccttttcattatggTATTTTGTTGTCTTGAATTGTGATATATCTTATTGCTTAGTACTATTCCGTATATAAATGTCTTTGCTTGTGTGACATCCTATCATTTCTAGTTTTTCATGGATATTGAGACTTATCTGGTGCTCGTGCTTGAAAGCGTGAATGTGCGACTATTGGCTAACTTGTCGGACTAGAACTCTCCAcaagtgccacacggcccttgaGTCCTATTTTGGGGTCAGTGACACTAAGCAAAATCTTATAAAGAACCCATTAatgtataaaatgatatgtacGTAATTCCTTATTAACCTTCCCAGGGACTCTACTTTGTGTCCATTTATTGAGTGCTTCATTCAGTAGCCAATAAAAATAAGAGGAGAGAGACAGCATTTCAATCATGGAATCATTCTGCATTAAACTATTCATAATAAGATCAAATTTTTTTCATTCCTCTGCCTGTCTTTACAGCAATCAAGCAAGCAAATGGGAGTTGGGTCAAGACTAAAAGTTTGGAAACACAAGAAAACAGAGTAAAGAATGGGGGGAGAACCTGTGTTTCCCAATCTGTACAACTTGTTATGGTGCAGAGCATAATTGTTTGCAGAAGAGCACCAGCTTGTATTCCAATCCAGAGGCCCTTTCCTCTTAAATGTGCCCAGAAACCCAGTATGGCAGCAAATGGAATTCCGAAGAGATAAAACGCCCCAAGATTGACATAAGCACCTATATGCTGCCACCCACATCCCCTAGCAATACCTGTTTTGAAGAAATGCTGAATAGCTTTAGCAAATGTTTTATCTTGGAGAGATCGCACATTCACGTGATTTTTGGTGGGTGGGGGGAAAGGACAACCAACCTGAGAGGACACCTTGTAAGCTGTCCAGTACAACAGACAGACAAAGCAGCGGGGCAATGTCTGTGACATAGTCCACAACTTCCCTCACATTGCTGAAAGTGTAACCAAAAACATGCCGGCTTGCATAGAGGGTTGAGCTAACCAGAATTGTCTCTATGATTGCAAGAAACATCACAGAATAAACAGCCACGCGAGCTGCTTGAGGGTTCCCCGCCCCTAATTCATTTGAAACTCTAGTGCTGCTCCAAATACACAAATGAGGAATAAATCTTCACcaagaaagagaaaataaaagcatGTTTAAGCAAATTAGTAATGAGCATCTATGAACATGCATATTTAGACAAACCTTACAGCGGCACTGAGCCCATATGGTATTGCATAGAGTGTTGTAATGGTTGTTAGACTGTTCAGATAAATCAATAATTGATAAGTCATTATCTTCCTCCGAAACATAGATCTTATTTATTTGGATTGGgttcaagaagaagaaaattcaaAAGACAACAGCCATTAATTTATATATGAGCTAACAAATCTGAATATAGAAAAACACTAAGGGCCATACCATACAGATAGTACTGAGGTTTCAAGCTCTGGATTTGGTAAAAGCCCAGAAAACAAGATGATCAGCTCAAATGACCACCACTCAAGGCTGCACTCATCaagattaataaataaataaagtgtcTTAGGAGTAACACTTGAAAGCTACACATTGATAAAAGAGAACCATACGTTGTTTGAGAGAGAATACCATATCATTACAGCAGAAGGAATAGCAAAGCGAAAGAACTCTCCAATCCCATGGAAAATCTCTGTAGATACCATGACACGCGTTTTTGCACAGGCTGGGGAGTAGCTCATGTACAAGGTGAGGAATATCACATTCAGCCAATTTGAAATGCTTAATGCTAGGGCTGCTCCAAG
It contains:
- the LOC131153026 gene encoding protein DETOXIFICATION 12-like isoform X2; protein product: MEGLLSNSKVERRGKKREEDEEDDDGGISSVGIRIIERWGAVSGEVKRLGLIAAPLVAVSMSQYLTQVFSMMMVGHLGELALSSTAIALSLANVSGFSLLLGMASGLETLCGQAYGAHQYRKLGVQTSTAVFSLILVCFPLSLIWIYMGKLLIFVGQDPLISLEAGKFTTWLVPALFAYAVLQPLFRYFQTQSFVTPMLISSCLTLALHVPLCWVLVFKSGLGKLGAALALSISNWLNVIFLTLYMSYSPACAKTRVMVSTEIFHGIGEFFRFAIPSAVMICLEWWSFELIILFSGLLPNPELETSVLSVCLTTITTLYAIPYGLSAAVSTRVSNELGAGNPQAARVAVYSVMFLAIIETILVSSTLYASRHVFGYTFSNVREVVDYVTDIAPLLCLSVVLDSLQGVLSGIARGCGWQHIGAYVNLGAFYLFGIPFAAILGFWAHLRGKGLWIGIQAGALLQTIMLCTITSCTDWETQAALARERIFEGRSSASDRLV
- the LOC131153026 gene encoding protein DETOXIFICATION 12-like isoform X1, with protein sequence MEGLLSNSKVERRGKKREEDEEDDDGGISSVGIRIIERWGAVSGEVKRLGLIAAPLVAVSMSQYLTQVFSMMMVGHLGELALSSTAIALSLANVSGFSLLLGMASGLETLCGQAYGAHQYRKLGVQTSTAVFSLILVCFPLSLIWIYMGKLLIFVGQDPLISLEAGKFTTWLVPALFAYAVLQPLFRYFQTQSFVTPMLISSCLTLALHVPLCWVLVFKSGLGKLGAALALSISNWLNVIFLTLYMSYSPACAKTRVMVSTEIFHGIGEFFRFAIPSAVMICLEWWSFELIILFSGLLPNPELETSVLSVCLTTITTLYAIPYGLSAAVSTRVSNELGAGNPQAARVAVYSVMFLAIIETILVSSTLYASRHVFGYTFSNVREVVDYVTDIAPLLCLSVVLDSLQGVLSGIARGCGWQHIGAYVNLGAFYLFGIPFAAILGFWAHLRGKGLWIGIQAGALLQTIMLCTITSCTDWETQVLPPFFTLFSCVSKLLVLTQLPFACLIAVKTGRGMKKI